In a single window of the Halodesulfovibrio sp. MK-HDV genome:
- the murF gene encoding UDP-N-acetylmuramoyl-tripeptide--D-alanyl-D-alanine ligase, whose translation MKLTLGQIQSAMGAVGFLGDSEDMAFIGVQTDSRVLKRGELFFCISGERFDGHNFAKAALKRGACGIVAERPPFSMDEMMEMECHEGGVPLLMVQDCVVALGRLAAYHRLLTKAIVTGITGTAGKTTVKELLAEVLSVRGSTARNHLNLNNQIGLPVSILGATGDEKYWVMEAGISKPDDMDELGDILRPDLGIILNVGEGHTEGLGDKGVAHYKSQLLKYVQPGGVGLVSADYPDLTEACTKKFDEMRYFSTKDPECAYYAEYSGAVSDIQGKYCVNLCGKEFDVIAPFRGAFAAENVIAVAAAADIIGLKSTEIIQGFAQATLPERRFNCSQRGNWLVIDDCYNSNPLSCVRALETASELAEDKPLVLVLGEMLELGEQAYEAHKDLGTKITESNADVVCWIGKNSNAVKEGLDETNFTGEFHSVETPQQFLNLCKTLGVNDGTILFKGSRGNKLERFVSVFCDNFCRCRTTGITGAL comes from the coding sequence GTGAAGTTAACGCTCGGTCAAATTCAGAGCGCAATGGGTGCTGTCGGATTTCTTGGTGACTCGGAAGATATGGCATTTATTGGCGTACAGACTGATAGCCGCGTGCTGAAGCGCGGTGAGCTGTTCTTCTGTATTTCAGGCGAGCGGTTTGATGGTCATAACTTTGCTAAAGCGGCTTTAAAACGCGGTGCATGCGGCATAGTGGCAGAACGTCCTCCTTTCTCTATGGATGAGATGATGGAGATGGAATGTCACGAAGGCGGCGTACCACTTTTGATGGTGCAGGATTGTGTAGTGGCTCTTGGAAGACTGGCAGCGTATCATCGCTTGCTGACCAAAGCTATTGTCACCGGTATTACCGGAACTGCGGGCAAAACAACTGTAAAGGAACTGCTTGCAGAAGTCCTTTCTGTCCGTGGTAGCACAGCTAGAAACCATCTTAATTTGAATAATCAGATCGGATTACCGGTGTCCATTCTTGGCGCAACTGGTGATGAAAAATATTGGGTTATGGAAGCAGGTATCAGCAAGCCGGACGACATGGACGAGCTTGGTGACATTTTGCGACCTGACCTTGGTATTATTTTGAACGTGGGTGAAGGTCATACAGAAGGTCTGGGTGACAAGGGTGTAGCTCACTACAAGTCGCAGCTTTTGAAATATGTTCAGCCGGGTGGTGTAGGGCTTGTCTCTGCGGACTATCCTGATCTGACAGAAGCATGCACTAAAAAGTTTGATGAAATGCGGTATTTCAGCACTAAAGATCCTGAGTGTGCGTATTACGCAGAGTACAGTGGGGCTGTCTCAGACATTCAGGGGAAATACTGTGTTAACTTATGTGGCAAAGAGTTTGATGTAATTGCTCCTTTCAGGGGCGCGTTTGCAGCTGAAAATGTAATCGCAGTGGCTGCTGCCGCAGACATTATCGGACTTAAGTCTACAGAAATAATTCAGGGTTTCGCGCAGGCAACATTACCGGAAAGACGGTTTAATTGTTCCCAGCGTGGTAACTGGCTTGTTATAGACGATTGTTACAATTCGAATCCGCTGTCTTGTGTCCGCGCGCTGGAAACAGCGTCTGAGCTGGCAGAAGATAAGCCGCTTGTTTTGGTATTGGGTGAAATGCTGGAACTGGGGGAGCAGGCTTACGAGGCACACAAAGACCTTGGCACAAAGATTACAGAATCTAATGCTGACGTTGTGTGCTGGATTGGCAAAAACAGCAATGCGGTGAAAGAAGGTCTTGATGAGACTAACTTTACCGGGGAATTCCACAGCGTGGAAACGCCGCAGCAATTTCTTAACTTGTGCAAAACGCTAGGTGTAAACGACGGAACCATTTTATTTAAAGGTTCGCGTGGTAATAAGCTTGAGCGTTTTGTTTCTGTGTTCTGCGACAATTTCTGTCGTTGTAGAACAACGGGGATTACTGGTGCTTTATAA
- a CDS encoding UDP-N-acetylmuramoyl-L-alanyl-D-glutamate--2,6-diaminopimelate ligase: MAQSIPMEQLEQQVATGLLTLHIDSRKVTQGDVFIALPGASCDGGKFIGNAIENGAAYIVCRKENIPTDPADAVFVITEDPKETLGKLASARFGTADLNLKLVGVTGTNGKTTVTSILEYLFAQAGRKTGVIGTVAYRWPGTEIVANMTTPDCLKLHSLLSRMEAAGVENAFMEVSSHALDQNRSAGIHFSGGVLTNVTQDHLDYHGDMETYYEAKKKLFTAVPDVAKLGVVNLDDGYGKRLLPELTNGIGFTLTDQKIEGCRILRGDIVESTVDGLKLHTTFEGKEWTIVSPMVGTHNASNLLAAMAVGIGMGLTPSQMQSLSGYNGVCGRLERIPTNKGIYAFVDYAHTPDALVNVLSALRETGFERIITVFGCGGDRDRTKRPIMGEAVAKGSDVAVLTSDNPRTENPDAILDDVKPGLADCKEVHVEVDRKKALELAVSIANPGDCILVAGKGHEDYQVIGTKKVSFSDQAILKELL; this comes from the coding sequence ATGGCGCAGTCTATACCTATGGAACAGCTGGAGCAGCAAGTAGCAACTGGTTTGCTCACACTGCATATCGATTCCCGCAAAGTGACGCAGGGAGACGTGTTTATCGCGCTTCCAGGTGCCTCTTGTGACGGCGGGAAATTTATTGGAAACGCCATCGAAAATGGTGCCGCATACATTGTGTGCCGCAAAGAAAATATTCCAACAGACCCTGCAGACGCAGTGTTTGTTATTACAGAAGATCCTAAAGAAACTCTCGGCAAATTAGCCTCTGCCCGATTTGGCACGGCTGATCTTAACCTGAAACTGGTGGGTGTTACCGGCACAAACGGTAAGACAACTGTTACCAGTATTCTGGAATATCTCTTTGCTCAGGCAGGACGCAAGACCGGTGTTATCGGTACTGTTGCGTATCGCTGGCCGGGTACTGAGATAGTTGCCAACATGACGACACCGGACTGTTTAAAATTACATTCCTTGCTTTCCCGTATGGAAGCTGCCGGTGTTGAAAATGCATTCATGGAAGTATCTTCACATGCTCTGGATCAGAACCGATCAGCCGGAATTCATTTTTCCGGTGGTGTGCTCACAAATGTGACGCAGGATCATCTGGATTACCATGGTGATATGGAAACGTATTATGAAGCAAAGAAAAAGCTATTTACCGCAGTTCCTGACGTCGCAAAACTTGGCGTTGTGAATCTGGATGACGGTTACGGTAAGCGTTTATTACCGGAATTGACTAACGGTATCGGCTTTACGTTAACCGATCAAAAAATTGAAGGTTGCCGTATTCTGCGTGGCGATATTGTAGAATCTACCGTGGACGGTCTCAAACTCCATACCACTTTCGAAGGAAAGGAATGGACTATTGTTTCACCGATGGTAGGTACACATAACGCTTCCAACCTGCTTGCAGCAATGGCTGTAGGGATTGGAATGGGGCTTACCCCGTCACAGATGCAAAGCCTTTCTGGATACAATGGGGTTTGCGGTCGTCTTGAGCGCATTCCAACCAACAAAGGCATTTATGCTTTTGTAGACTATGCACATACCCCTGATGCGTTGGTGAACGTTCTTTCTGCTCTTCGTGAGACAGGATTTGAACGCATTATCACCGTGTTTGGCTGTGGTGGTGACCGTGACCGGACAAAGCGTCCGATTATGGGTGAGGCAGTAGCAAAAGGATCTGATGTCGCGGTGCTCACCTCTGATAACCCGCGTACAGAAAATCCCGATGCTATTCTCGATGATGTGAAGCCGGGTCTTGCTGATTGTAAAGAAGTGCACGTTGAAGTGGATCGTAAAAAAGCTCTCGAGCTTGCCGTATCCATTGCAAATCCTGGTGATTGTATTCTCGTAGCCGGCAAAGGCCACGAAGATTATCAGGTTATTGGCACAAAAAAAGTATCATTCAGCGATCAGGCAATTCTTAAGGAGTTGCTCTAG